A DNA window from Labrus mixtus chromosome 4, fLabMix1.1, whole genome shotgun sequence contains the following coding sequences:
- the fkbp4 gene encoding peptidyl-prolyl cis-trans isomerase FKBP4 isoform X1: protein MAMTAEEQTGEGQHTIPMEGEDITQKKDGGVLKLVKREGTGTELPMTGDKVFVHYVGTLLDGTHFDSSRDRGEKFSFELGKGQVIKAWDIGVATMKIGELCQLICKPEYAYGSAGSPPKIPPSATLVFEVELFEFRGEDITEGEDGGIIRRIITKGQGYSKPNEGAAVEVTVEGSCEGRVFDERELKFEIGDGESQGLPVGVEKAIMAMEEGEEAFFIMKPKYGFGNTGNAKYNIPGGATLQYKIKLTAFEKAKESWEMNTVEKLEQSVIVKEKGTQYFKEGKYKHASVQYKRIVSWLEHEAGLSEEDEKKGKALRLAAHLNLAMCFLKLQEPNQALESCDKALELDESNEKALFRRGEALFGMKEFDRARDDFQQVVQLYPANKAAKTQVVFCQKRIKEQHEKDKRIYANMFEKFAERDSKKEAERGKPANKEDRDEEMEIENGEKEVASETKV from the exons ATGGCAATGACTGCAGAGGAGCAGACAGGTGAAGGACAACACACCATCCCGATGGAGGGAGAGGACATCACGCAGAAGAAAGATGGGGGTGTTTTGAAG ctggtGAAAAGGGAAGGCACTGGCACAGAGCTGCCTATGACCGGTGACAAAGTGTTTGTCCATTACGTGGGCACGCTTCTGGATGGCACTCATTTCGACTCGAGCAGAGACCGAGGAGAGAAGTTTTCCTTTGAGTTGGGCAAAG GTCAAGTGATAAAGGCGTGGGACATCGGCGTAGCCACCATGAAAATCGGAGAGTTGTGCCAGCTCATATGTAAGCCAGAGTATGCTTATGGATCTGCAGGGAGCCCACCCAAGATACCCCCCAGTGCCACTCTTGTTTTTGAG GTTGAACTATTTGAATTTCGGGGTGAGGACATAACTGAGGGTGAGGATGGAGGAATTATCCGCCGCATTATTACTAAAGGGCAAGGATATTCAAAGCCTAATGAAGGAGCTGCTGTTGAAG TTACTGTGGAGGGGTCCTGCGAGGGCCGTGTGTTTGATGAGAGAGAATTAAAGTTTGAGATTGGGGATGGAGAGAGTCAGGGCTTGCCAGTCGGTGTGGAGAAAGCGATCATGGctatggaggagggggaggaggcgtTCTTCATCATGAAGCCCAA GTATGGCTTTGGGAATACAGGAAATGCCAAGTATAACATTCCTGGCGGAGCAACGCTGCAGTACAAGATCAAGCTGACAGCCTTTGAAAAG GCTAAGGAGTCGTGGGAGAtgaacacagtagagaaactggAACAGAGCGTTATTGTCAAAGAGAAGGGAACACAGTATTTCAAG GAGGGAAAATACAAGCACGCGTCAGTGCAGTACAAACGGATCGTCTCATGGCTGGAACATGAGGCTGGTTTGtcagaggaggatgagaagaaAGGGAAGGCTCTGCGGCTGGCTGCGCATCTCAACCTGGCCATGTGCTTCCTCAAACTTCAGGAGCCAAACCAAGCCCTGGAGAGCTGTGACAAG gcTCTGGAGTTGGATGAATCCAATGAGAAGGCTTTGTTCCGGAGGGGAGAGGCACTGTTTGGTATGAAGGAGTTCGACAGGGCAAGAGATGACTTCCAACAAGTCGTCCAGCTGTATCCTGCCAACAAGGCTGCCAAGACCCAG GTTGTTTTTTGTCAAAAGCGCATCAAGGAGCAGCATGAGAAGGACAAACGCATCTACGCAAACATGTTCGAAAAATTCGCAGAGAGGGATTCTAAG AAAGAAGCGGAGAGGGGGAAGCCTGCTAATAAGGAGGACAGGGATGAAGAGATGGAGATTGAGAACGGAGAAAAAGAAGTTGCGAGTGAAACGAAGGTTTAG
- the ddx11 gene encoding ATP-dependent DNA helicase DDX11 isoform X1, with amino-acid sequence MENGRDQFPFPYQPYNIQQQFMEALYSALHQGKVGIFESPTGTGKSLSLICGALSWLTDHEEKRNKEAAALLQEGEAALVSPTAESSTTSSSAEPDWITDFVQKKAERDLVSKLKEEELKRKKREERLEMIRNNVQLKYAMKRKTCEDDEAEKLLKLSKEEQTETQGDREDEELIVAEYESDDESKTKSRVNVAEDDADDELVEEHVAKIYYCSRTHSQLAQFVHEVQKSPFSKDISVVTLGSRQNLCINEEVLRLGSIQRINDRCMEMQKNKHEKQQHEDGAKRKRGPAKSVCPFYKASAMQQMRDDILGSVHDIEQLLKLGRRTHSCPYYSTRLAIPPAQLVVLPYQMVLHEATRKAAGIQLKGQVLIIDEAHNLSDTLSCIHSAELNGAQLCRAHSQLTQYADRYRSRLKAKNLMYIKQILFVIEGLVRVLGGKVGQNPHTQTTQTGTEMLTINNFLFKAQIDNINLFKLQRYFEKSLISRKLVSFVEKYAGSGVSLHTQSSSNKENRRTEGLNRYLQTLQSSQSASPVPSADQQGSAEAEKVLSASPMMQVEGFFMALTNSNTDGRVVVQRQGALSDSSVKFLLLNPAVHFAQVLSECRAVIIAGGTMQPVLDFKQELLFSAGVGEERIAEFSCGHVIPPENILPLVLCSGPSGQELDFTFQNRDSPRMMDETGRILSNICNVVPGGVVCFFPSYEYSRRIVSHWEASGALTRLANKKKIFQEPKKANQVEQVLSEFSRCIQRCALDSSGLTGALLFSVVGGKMSEGINFSDDLGRCVVMVGMPYPNIKSPELQEKMSYLDKHLSHSGGRSPGQALIENLCMKAVNQSIGRAIRHRGDYSSMVLCDKRYSRAATLAKLPAWIKDRTSTHASFGSAFAALRKVRSTLQIKTTVP; translated from the exons ATGGAGAATGGGAGGGACCAATTTCCATTTCCATACCAGCCCTATAACATCCAGCAGCAGTTTATGGAAGCCCTGTACAGTGCACTGCACCAGGGGAAAGTTGGCATCTTTGAAAGTCCAACTGGAacg GGCAAGTCTCTGAGTCTGATATGTGGAGCGCTGAGCTGGCTTACAGACCatgaggagaagaggaacaAGGAGGCggctgctctgctgcaggaagGAGAGGCAGCTCTTGTCTCTCCTACCGCCGAGTCCTCCACTACCAGCTCCTCAGCAGAGCCCGACTGGATCACCGATTTCGTTCAGAAGAAGGCCGAACGAGATCTGGTGTCAAAACTGAAG gaggaagaactgaaaagaaagaaacggGAAGAACGATTAGAAATGATCAGGAACAACGTTCAGCTTAAGTATgccatgaaaagaaaa accTGCGAAGATGACGAGGCAGAGAAATTGCTGAAGCTCAGCAAAGAAGAGCAAACAGAGACGCAGGGAGATCGAGAGGACGAGGAGCTCATCGTTGCAGAGTATGAGAGTGATGACGAATCAAAGACCAAGAGCAG AGTCAATGTTGCTGAGGACGACGCAGACGATGAACTGGTGGAAGAACATGTTGCAAAG ATTTACTACTGCAGCCGCACTCACTCCCAGCTGGCCCAGTTTGTCCATGAGGTCCAGAAAAGCCCCTTCAGCAAGGACATCAGTGTGGTCACGCTGGGCTCACGCCAG AATCTTTGCATCAACGAGGAGGTGCTTCGCCTGGGCAGCATCCAGCGTATAAATGACCGCTGCATGgagatgcagaaaaacaaacacg agaagcagcagcatgaaGACGGCGCAAAGCGTAAGCGAGGCCCAGCGAAGAGTGTGTGTCCCTTTTACAAAGCTTCAGCGATGCAGCAGATGAGGGATGACATCCTGGGTTCAGTCCATGACATCGAGCAGCTGCTGAAACTAGGCAGACGAACGCACTCCTGTCCGTACTACTCCACACGTCTCGCCATCCCCCCGGCACAG TTGGTGGTGTTGCCCTATCAGATGGTACTCCATGAAGCTACAAGAAAAGCAGCAGGGATCCAGCTAAAGGGACAG GTGCTGATCATAGATGAAGCTCATAACCTCAGTGACACACTGTCTTGTATCCACTCTGCAGAGCTCAACGGAGCACAG CTTTGCCGTGCCCACTCTCAGCTCACGCAGTATGCAGACCGCTATAG GAGCAGGCTGAAGGCAAAGAACTTGATGTACATCAAACAGATCCTGTTTGTGATTGAGGGACTCGTCCGTGTGCTgggag GTAAGGTCGGCCAAAATCCTCACACCCAGACCACACAAACAG GAACTGAAATGCTAACTATAAATAACTTCCTCTTCAAGGCTCAAATTGACAACATCAACTTGTtcaag TTACAGAGATACTTTGAGAAGAGCCTAATcagcagaaaa cttgTTAGCTTTGTTGAGAAGTATGCAGGATCGGGAGTGAGTCtgcacactcagagcagctccAACAAGGAGAACCGACGCACAGAGGGATTAAACCGCTACCTTCAGACTCTACAGAGCAGCCAGAGCGCTTCACCAG TTCCCTCAGCAGACCAGCAGGGGTCAGCAGAGGCAGAGAAAGTGCTGTCTGCGTCTCCCATGATGCAGGTCGAAGGCTTCTTTATGGCTCtgacaaacagcaacacagaTGGCAGAGTGGTGGTGCAAAGACAAG GTGCTTTATCAGACAGTAGTGTCAAGTTCCTGCTGTTGAATCCAGCGGTCCACTTTGCCCAGGTGCTGAGCGAGTGCAGAGCAGTCATCATCGCAGGAGGCACCATGCAGCCA GTTTTAGACTTCAAACAAGAGCTGCTGTTTTCTGCAGGAGTGGGAGAGGAGCGCATCGCTGAGTTTTCCTGTG GTCATGTAATTCCTCCCGAGAACATTCTCCCCCTCGTCTTGTGCAGCGGTCCGTCTGGTCAGGAGCTGGACTTCACTTTTCAGAACAGGGACTCTCCACGCATG ATGGATGAGACGGGGCGTATTCTCTCCAACATCTGTAACGTGGTCCCGGGCGGAGTCGTGTGCTTCTTCCCTTCTTACGAGTACTCGAGACGGATCGTTTCTCACTGGGAGGCCAGTGGAGCACTCACTCGTCTGGCTAACAAAAAGAAG ATCTTCCAAGAGCCAAAGAAAGCTAACCAGGTCGAACAGGTGCTGAGCGAGTTCTCCCGCTGCATTCAG AGGTGCGCTCTGGACAGCAGCGGGCTCACCGGAGCGTTGTTGTTCTCTGTGGTCGGAGGAAAGATGAGCGAGGGCATCAATTTCTCTGATGATCTCGGGAG GTGTGTGGTGATGGTGGGAATGCCGTATCCCAACATCAAATCTCcagagctgcaggagaagaTGTCTTATCTGGACAAACACCTG tctcacAGTGGAGGGAGGAGCCCTGGACAGGCGCTAATAGAAAACCTCTGCATGAAGGCTGTCAATCAATCCATAG gAAGAGCTATCCGTCACCGTGGCGACTATTCCTCCATGGTGCTGTGTGACAAACGTTATTCTCGCGCCGCTACGCTCGCTAAACTTCCCGCGTGGATCAAAGATCGCACCAGCACACACGCCTCGTTTGGCTCTGCTTTCGCTGCCCTACGGAAGGTGAGGAGTACACTTCAAATCAAAACCACTGTACCGTGA
- the ddx11 gene encoding ATP-dependent DNA helicase DDX11 isoform X2 yields MENGRDQFPFPYQPYNIQQQFMEALYSALHQGKVGIFESPTGTGKSLSLICGALSWLTDHEEKRNKEAAALLQEGEAALVSPTAESSTTSSSAEPDWITDFVQKKAERDLVSKLKEEELKRKKREERLEMIRNNVQLKYAMKRKTCEDDEAEKLLKLSKEEQTETQGDREDEELIVAEYESDDESKTKSRVNVAEDDADDELVEEHVAKIYYCSRTHSQLAQFVHEVQKSPFSKDISVVTLGSRQNLCINEEVLRLGSIQRINDRCMEMQKNKHEKQQHEDGAKRKRGPAKSVCPFYKASAMQQMRDDILGSVHDIEQLLKLGRRTHSCPYYSTRLAIPPAQLVVLPYQMVLHEATRKAAGIQLKGQVLIIDEAHNLSDTLSCIHSAELNGAQLCRAHSQLTQYADRYRSRLKAKNLMYIKQILFVIEGLVRVLGGKVGQNPHTQTTQTGTEMLTINNFLFKAQIDNINLFKLQRYFEKSLISRKLVSFVEKYAGSGVSLHTQSSSNKENRRTEGLNRYLQTLQSSQSASPVPSADQQGSAEAEKVLSASPMMQVEGFFMALTNSNTDGRVVVQRQGALSDSSVKFLLLNPAVHFAQVLSECRAVIIAGGTMQPVLDFKQELLFSAGVGEERIAEFSCGHVIPPENILPLVLCSGPSGQELDFTFQNRDSPRMMDETGRILSNICNVVPGGVVCFFPSYEYSRRIVSHWEASGALTRLANKKKIFQEPKKANQVEQVLSEFSRCIQRCALDSSGLTGALLFSVVGGKMSEGINFSDDLGRCVVMVGMPYPNIKSPELQEKMSYLDKHLSHSGGRSPGQALIENLCMKAVNQSIGRAIRHRGDYSSMVLCDKRYSRAATLAKLPAWIKDRTSTHASFGSAFAALRKFFLEKKQKQV; encoded by the exons ATGGAGAATGGGAGGGACCAATTTCCATTTCCATACCAGCCCTATAACATCCAGCAGCAGTTTATGGAAGCCCTGTACAGTGCACTGCACCAGGGGAAAGTTGGCATCTTTGAAAGTCCAACTGGAacg GGCAAGTCTCTGAGTCTGATATGTGGAGCGCTGAGCTGGCTTACAGACCatgaggagaagaggaacaAGGAGGCggctgctctgctgcaggaagGAGAGGCAGCTCTTGTCTCTCCTACCGCCGAGTCCTCCACTACCAGCTCCTCAGCAGAGCCCGACTGGATCACCGATTTCGTTCAGAAGAAGGCCGAACGAGATCTGGTGTCAAAACTGAAG gaggaagaactgaaaagaaagaaacggGAAGAACGATTAGAAATGATCAGGAACAACGTTCAGCTTAAGTATgccatgaaaagaaaa accTGCGAAGATGACGAGGCAGAGAAATTGCTGAAGCTCAGCAAAGAAGAGCAAACAGAGACGCAGGGAGATCGAGAGGACGAGGAGCTCATCGTTGCAGAGTATGAGAGTGATGACGAATCAAAGACCAAGAGCAG AGTCAATGTTGCTGAGGACGACGCAGACGATGAACTGGTGGAAGAACATGTTGCAAAG ATTTACTACTGCAGCCGCACTCACTCCCAGCTGGCCCAGTTTGTCCATGAGGTCCAGAAAAGCCCCTTCAGCAAGGACATCAGTGTGGTCACGCTGGGCTCACGCCAG AATCTTTGCATCAACGAGGAGGTGCTTCGCCTGGGCAGCATCCAGCGTATAAATGACCGCTGCATGgagatgcagaaaaacaaacacg agaagcagcagcatgaaGACGGCGCAAAGCGTAAGCGAGGCCCAGCGAAGAGTGTGTGTCCCTTTTACAAAGCTTCAGCGATGCAGCAGATGAGGGATGACATCCTGGGTTCAGTCCATGACATCGAGCAGCTGCTGAAACTAGGCAGACGAACGCACTCCTGTCCGTACTACTCCACACGTCTCGCCATCCCCCCGGCACAG TTGGTGGTGTTGCCCTATCAGATGGTACTCCATGAAGCTACAAGAAAAGCAGCAGGGATCCAGCTAAAGGGACAG GTGCTGATCATAGATGAAGCTCATAACCTCAGTGACACACTGTCTTGTATCCACTCTGCAGAGCTCAACGGAGCACAG CTTTGCCGTGCCCACTCTCAGCTCACGCAGTATGCAGACCGCTATAG GAGCAGGCTGAAGGCAAAGAACTTGATGTACATCAAACAGATCCTGTTTGTGATTGAGGGACTCGTCCGTGTGCTgggag GTAAGGTCGGCCAAAATCCTCACACCCAGACCACACAAACAG GAACTGAAATGCTAACTATAAATAACTTCCTCTTCAAGGCTCAAATTGACAACATCAACTTGTtcaag TTACAGAGATACTTTGAGAAGAGCCTAATcagcagaaaa cttgTTAGCTTTGTTGAGAAGTATGCAGGATCGGGAGTGAGTCtgcacactcagagcagctccAACAAGGAGAACCGACGCACAGAGGGATTAAACCGCTACCTTCAGACTCTACAGAGCAGCCAGAGCGCTTCACCAG TTCCCTCAGCAGACCAGCAGGGGTCAGCAGAGGCAGAGAAAGTGCTGTCTGCGTCTCCCATGATGCAGGTCGAAGGCTTCTTTATGGCTCtgacaaacagcaacacagaTGGCAGAGTGGTGGTGCAAAGACAAG GTGCTTTATCAGACAGTAGTGTCAAGTTCCTGCTGTTGAATCCAGCGGTCCACTTTGCCCAGGTGCTGAGCGAGTGCAGAGCAGTCATCATCGCAGGAGGCACCATGCAGCCA GTTTTAGACTTCAAACAAGAGCTGCTGTTTTCTGCAGGAGTGGGAGAGGAGCGCATCGCTGAGTTTTCCTGTG GTCATGTAATTCCTCCCGAGAACATTCTCCCCCTCGTCTTGTGCAGCGGTCCGTCTGGTCAGGAGCTGGACTTCACTTTTCAGAACAGGGACTCTCCACGCATG ATGGATGAGACGGGGCGTATTCTCTCCAACATCTGTAACGTGGTCCCGGGCGGAGTCGTGTGCTTCTTCCCTTCTTACGAGTACTCGAGACGGATCGTTTCTCACTGGGAGGCCAGTGGAGCACTCACTCGTCTGGCTAACAAAAAGAAG ATCTTCCAAGAGCCAAAGAAAGCTAACCAGGTCGAACAGGTGCTGAGCGAGTTCTCCCGCTGCATTCAG AGGTGCGCTCTGGACAGCAGCGGGCTCACCGGAGCGTTGTTGTTCTCTGTGGTCGGAGGAAAGATGAGCGAGGGCATCAATTTCTCTGATGATCTCGGGAG GTGTGTGGTGATGGTGGGAATGCCGTATCCCAACATCAAATCTCcagagctgcaggagaagaTGTCTTATCTGGACAAACACCTG tctcacAGTGGAGGGAGGAGCCCTGGACAGGCGCTAATAGAAAACCTCTGCATGAAGGCTGTCAATCAATCCATAG gAAGAGCTATCCGTCACCGTGGCGACTATTCCTCCATGGTGCTGTGTGACAAACGTTATTCTCGCGCCGCTACGCTCGCTAAACTTCCCGCGTGGATCAAAGATCGCACCAGCACACACGCCTCGTTTGGCTCTGCTTTCGCTGCCCTACGGAAG ttcttcctggagaagaagcagaagcaAGTGTAG
- the fkbp4 gene encoding peptidyl-prolyl cis-trans isomerase FKBP4 isoform X2, translating into MAMTAEEQTGEGQHTIPMEGEDITQKKDGGVLKLVKREGTGTELPMTGDKVFVHYVGTLLDGTHFDSSRDRGEKFSFELGKGQVIKAWDIGVATMKIGELCQLICKPEYAYGSAGSPPKIPPSATLVFEVELFEFRGEDITEGEDGGIIRRIITKGQGYSKPNEGAAVEVTVEGSCEGRVFDERELKFEIGDGESQGLPVGVEKAIMAMEEGEEAFFIMKPKYGFGNTGNAKYNIPGGATLQYKIKLTAFEKAKESWEMNTVEKLEQSVIVKEKGTQYFKEGKYKHASVQYKRIVSWLEHEAGLSEEDEKKGKALRLAAHLNLAMCFLKLQEPNQALESCDKALELDESNEKALFRRGEALFGMKEFDRARDDFQQVVQLYPANKAAKTQVVFCQKRIKEQHEKDKRIYANMFEKFAERDSKVKERSGEGEAC; encoded by the exons ATGGCAATGACTGCAGAGGAGCAGACAGGTGAAGGACAACACACCATCCCGATGGAGGGAGAGGACATCACGCAGAAGAAAGATGGGGGTGTTTTGAAG ctggtGAAAAGGGAAGGCACTGGCACAGAGCTGCCTATGACCGGTGACAAAGTGTTTGTCCATTACGTGGGCACGCTTCTGGATGGCACTCATTTCGACTCGAGCAGAGACCGAGGAGAGAAGTTTTCCTTTGAGTTGGGCAAAG GTCAAGTGATAAAGGCGTGGGACATCGGCGTAGCCACCATGAAAATCGGAGAGTTGTGCCAGCTCATATGTAAGCCAGAGTATGCTTATGGATCTGCAGGGAGCCCACCCAAGATACCCCCCAGTGCCACTCTTGTTTTTGAG GTTGAACTATTTGAATTTCGGGGTGAGGACATAACTGAGGGTGAGGATGGAGGAATTATCCGCCGCATTATTACTAAAGGGCAAGGATATTCAAAGCCTAATGAAGGAGCTGCTGTTGAAG TTACTGTGGAGGGGTCCTGCGAGGGCCGTGTGTTTGATGAGAGAGAATTAAAGTTTGAGATTGGGGATGGAGAGAGTCAGGGCTTGCCAGTCGGTGTGGAGAAAGCGATCATGGctatggaggagggggaggaggcgtTCTTCATCATGAAGCCCAA GTATGGCTTTGGGAATACAGGAAATGCCAAGTATAACATTCCTGGCGGAGCAACGCTGCAGTACAAGATCAAGCTGACAGCCTTTGAAAAG GCTAAGGAGTCGTGGGAGAtgaacacagtagagaaactggAACAGAGCGTTATTGTCAAAGAGAAGGGAACACAGTATTTCAAG GAGGGAAAATACAAGCACGCGTCAGTGCAGTACAAACGGATCGTCTCATGGCTGGAACATGAGGCTGGTTTGtcagaggaggatgagaagaaAGGGAAGGCTCTGCGGCTGGCTGCGCATCTCAACCTGGCCATGTGCTTCCTCAAACTTCAGGAGCCAAACCAAGCCCTGGAGAGCTGTGACAAG gcTCTGGAGTTGGATGAATCCAATGAGAAGGCTTTGTTCCGGAGGGGAGAGGCACTGTTTGGTATGAAGGAGTTCGACAGGGCAAGAGATGACTTCCAACAAGTCGTCCAGCTGTATCCTGCCAACAAGGCTGCCAAGACCCAG GTTGTTTTTTGTCAAAAGCGCATCAAGGAGCAGCATGAGAAGGACAAACGCATCTACGCAAACATGTTCGAAAAATTCGCAGAGAGGGATTCTAAGGTGAAAG AAAGAAGCGGAGAGGGGGAAGCCTGCTAA